GCTCTGGCTTACAACAATTTTAAGAAAAAAGGTAAATTAATAGTTAAGCACTAAAACTCAAAGATTAACATTCAAAGAATTGAAACATGTTTTGCCAGACAGAGATGGAAGTGTTAGTACGTTTGGTTTATGatgacaagagagagaaaatgaaacttcAGTTTGGGGTTTGCTAGACTCTGAGTCAAACTAATCTAAACATACCCAGGGCCTTCTTGATGAAAGGGACAATCTCTCATTATACTAAGATTGCTATTAACTGATAGGGTTGGACTGATGctgggagctgtgtgtgtttatttaaaaaagtttaaataaaataaaaaaattaaaaaaactaatctgaacattttaccatcATGGATCTAGATTAAAAATGGAGCTGACTGAGAAAATGAATCATGTGTTGCTGCTTCCACTGTTGATCTGTGCCACTACTCTGTGCATCTTCCTTGGCTGCATTTGGGCCATTCCCCCATCATGCTGCACCTTAAGCTACAGTTTTAGACTTCATTCTAAAGCAGAAATACTTACAACAACAGCCTTCATGCAGACCTCCTCCTGGACTTTACCTTTAAAGTCTTTGAAGTTGTGTTTGTTGGCACAGGTGAAGCCTCTCATGGATCCATCACTGAACTCCTTGAAGAGGCCAACATCCTCAGCACCAGAGAGAAGCCTCTGCCAGGAAGCCCCCACCACAAACATGTTTGGGTTTTCCTTCTCTTGACCCTCGACACCAGGGCCCAGCTGCTCCACTAGCAGCTCAGCACCTGGGAAAAATGACAGGATTAATAATACTGAATGTAATGGCAAACAAATAGTAGAAGAGCAAGAGAGAACTCTAAGTGCAATACCTCCATTGTGTTGCTGGTCTCTTATCCTGCTCAACAGCCATGCAATGGCTTCCTCCTTAGTGTCTGAGGccagctccaccaccaccagagGAGTGAACCCGGGGCCACTGCTGTCTGCTGACGGCCTCTGCAGCATCATCCCTTCTCCCAGGGCGCCTGCACAAAAAATGagataaataagaaaaattgGTATTTTATACATAAATTCTGGAGCGGCGTTGTAGCCTCACAGCAGCAAGGTTCCGCGTTCTAACCCTAGTTCACCcgaggcttttctgtgtggagtttgcatgttctccctgtgcctgtgtgggttctctctgggttctccagcttcctcctcctgAATGTGaagctgacaaatcagcagaaatgatgtgatgcagtcatgtcaccatggagcagaatctcagaggaaagtttccaacatctggaggaGTCCAGAGCCGAGGGAGGAGCTACCCAGTGTTAGTGTGGGGTTCCTAATAAAGAGCCCGCTGAGggtatattattatataagtATAGaactaacattttaaaaaatccaaaagTTCCCAGCTTTGAGGCTCTGAAGATATTTTAGGACGTCGGGGCGCTATTATATGCTAACAAAATCTAATGTATTTACATAGTAATATATCTGTAAAGTAAAAATCCCAGATAAAGACAATCAAACAGTGACCAGCCCAGCACAGAGAGGAATGGCAGTCATCAGCGCCAAGTCAAAGTAAATAATCTGGAAATATCACTGACAGGTTTAGACAAGGAGCCTCAGAGTGCTCCACCCAGCAATGGAAGTGACTTTATCACCACCGACAGAATCATTACTACTCTGACCTGCTCTACGGGCTGAATCCATTTATTGCATATCCATAACCCGTCTGGGCTGTGGCGTGAAAAGtactgacagaaacagctgaCAGACTCACCCAGAAAGGGAGGGCCTTGTGTAGGAGCGACGCGTTAGTAAAAGGCACTGGTGCAACATTAGTCCTGGAAAGCCAGCGACTCAATCTCTATATCAAACCCACACGGGTGACACTGCACGGACTACTCCGCGTCTCTGTGTGTATCCGGGGTGCTCGGTACTCAcccaggtctgtgtgtgtttgtgtgtgtgggacacGGCTCTGTTCCAGCCTCGGAGCGGGAGCTGGACCTGCTGGTCTGTCAACAGTCAGATTAGTGTATGAACGACATGTCTGTGTAGTTTGGTGTCTGaaggctgctgcagcaggaggacTTTGGTTATGTTCCACGTCACGGAACAGCGCAGCAAACTTCAGCTGTCACACCCACCAACGTCCCGTCTCTGTTCCTGCTGAGGAAACTAACGGCCGGCCCTGCCCGCTGCGAAcctcatatttaaaaaataaatccgCTGAGATGAACAAACCAGGTCACAGCACCTTATTTCTTACAGGACGGACCGCATTGGAAACAGTCGGTGAATTTAGAGTGAATTTCTGACGGACAAATCAAAGTAGCCTACTGTTAATGTATGTTCCTATTGTCTTTAATAGCGCAGTATCATAGAATATATTGctgatttatatttaaatgcattttatttttgttcattatcTGATAGAATAGCCCTCTTCTATCAGAATAGGGCTATTCATCCTTTGAAATGAGAAACATTTTCCATGACAGGATAGACTGAACAAGAACGATGGTATCAATGGTATCTTCATCTCTAAGGCCCCTGTTCAGCTCTCTGCCCCTAATTCATTCtggttttgtctctgttttacaCCGCAGCTGCCTGCCTTAACCAaactgtcagacagacaggtagagagatGGACCAACATCACCAACCATAGATGCTGCTagtgtggtttaaaaaaagacagcagtTCTTGATTAAAGGTATGGAGAAACTCACTGTGAACTGTGAGgacagacctttttcacagatattttgacttgtcatagcagaagcattaaaaatgacagcatTTCATTTAGCTGAGTCAGTTCCAGTGTCCTGGTGTTGTGTATGCTGGTGTTGTGTTTATGGTTTATTGGGACACTTGATGGAACTGAGCCATTGTTACAACTTTGTTCAATTTGTTAAACTGTGTTCTTCCTACTACGACAACTCCAAATAAGtgctgagaaaaatatctcTTCACTTACACTCCGTGACCTACCTCTactaaatgttttaaatatttttggattGCTCTGTGGTAAGCTTAACAGAGCTTTACAGAAACCACAAAGCAACCATTTAACCTGAATGCGCTGTTTTGAAGAAGGAGAATAACAAGCCAACCTAGGGTCAGtgacacagctgcagagacaacagGTCGTTAGTAAACATATCtaaatgacatttacaaaacaacTGCATGTAAAGATGTTATATGGGCATTGTGACAGTAACTTTTAAATACTGTAATGTTTCAGATGGTAAACCAAAGTAAAAGTTATGAAAAGTGACTGCATGAATTTGTTATTTCCATGCATTGTACTGGTATCCTACTGCTATCTGTATGTTGCACTTTTATCATCATTAGGTTAGGTATTTTCACTAGATGGACAATAAAGCTGGATTCACAGCACACATTTGAACCAGTCATAGCAGTAAAGCCACTcgtgtaactaataacatttaCTGTGGCACTGTTACATGTGCCAGCAAAGCATGACAGTGAGCTAACAGCTGTAAAACTGGGACACTAAATGTTATGCAGCCATCATTTGTTATTAATTAGGTTACACCTGTGATTTCCGTACATTCTGGTTTATTTAACCAACATTTTGAGCTTGAATATctatgataaaatgaaaaaataaaattctaacAGAGTGACTGTTAGAAAGTTCTTTATTTAAAAGAATATTAACAACAAAGCATTTAATATACACTTTAAACAGTGTCGCTAACATTTTCAATGACTTGCAGGATGACTAACCAACTCTACGGTTTTATactaaatgtaacattttgggGTGCACCGAAAGCTGCCAGCGCAAACGAGATAACCTTATGTTACCTTAATATGCCAAACTTTTTTACaatgaaaaactacaaatgGCATTTCGCTACTTACCAAAGCTCTACCCTCTGCTAAGCAGCAATGTTTAGGTGTTTGATAAAAACCACTTCCGCCTCACGCTCTGCCGCTGGGTGCGTTTGTTTTACgtcagagacaagaaaaattAACGCTGCCACGAGCGGGGACAGGAGTGTCTGGGGAGCACGGCAGTAAAGTCGCCGGTCGGCTCAGTTATCCCAGAGAACAAATCAAATGTCTTCAATCTTACAGAGTAAACGTCAGAGTCTCTCAGGGCACGTGACCGCGAGACGCGTTAAAGAGGACTAGTTGCAGTATGGCCGAGCAAGCGGTGACGGCGAACAGAGGGTGAGTACTTTCTTTAACCCGCCTCACGGAGAGTATGTTACCAGTGCAAGTGATATTCAGGAAGCTCAATTTGGTGATAAAGTCATACTGTGTTATTCTAAGTATCTCAGGAAAATACCCGCATGCTGTTGTCGTAACTAACAAAGTTAAACAAGTTGTCAATAGTGAGGCACTGCCCTGAAGTTCAGGTAAATACACACTTGAAAACTGTGCCCAGAAGCTTTAACATGACACTGACGGTAGAAAACATGCAGTTACACATGACACAGTTTATTCTATCCGCCATTGATTATTATTTAGAGGAGGTGACACAGTCTGAATATCATGTATCTGATaactgaatgtgtttatgtCAAATATATTTGCCTGACAGCATGTTTACCAGAACAGACCACTGTAAGTACTCAGTAGTCAGCCAGTGCTGTTTGCCCTCATccactttttgtttcattttgttctggTTTCAGGGTTGTTCAGAGAATGCTGTCTGTTGTTGGTGTTGACACTCTGGCCAGCAGTGTGTGGGGCTATGTGGACACCACGATAAAGTAAGTCTGGTCTATGCATATGTTGAAGTAGACCTCACGTAGCCCTGGTGTAGCCCCTTAAATCACAGTACTGTTTAAGATCCTGCATTGTTTGAGTTTAAAGTACCTGTCCACTTGGAAATGAGATTTGCTCTGCTACTTCACTTGGAAGTTTGAACTTTACTGCAGGATGAGGCAAAAGTTTGGACATACCTTCTCATTTGTTGtctcattgtttttcttcattaatgCTGAAGgcatcaaaactatgaaagaaAACCTATGGAATTatgtaataaacaaaaaaagtgttaaacaaaccagaatatgttttatatgttaGACTCAAAGTAGCCAGTATCAAGTGGAAGTCTGATACAACAGCActttataaccttcatgaaggttataatgttttcttctttgttttttttcctggaggTTTGTGATGCTGTAAAGGTCTACTGCATTAAACTGTCAACAAAATATTCGAAACCTGTCCACTGACAGCTGCACTGGTTGTGATGTTGTGGACGTCTTTGCATGCATGAACAGTTACAAACAGTTATCTTTGAAAAGACACTTAATCATTATAACAGTCATTAAGACAACAAACTGTTACAATAATAAAGTAATGAAAGGATAATTAATTAAGGATAATTTGGCTTGAATATAGGCATTTGCTCAGATGTTACATGTTTTCAGCAGCTGAGTTGACGGACATGAAGATGGAGTAAAAGAGGATATGCATGGACTGATGATTTCCATGTGGAGTAAACACATGTTAACTGGACAGCGGGGGAGTTATGTGCAAAGGCCCCGTCGCCTTCCTATTAGGACGTCTGttatttcttcattcatttcccCTGcagaaactttattttgaaatctccACATGCTCAGTGCTCTCTAATGCTCTGTTCACTAAACCACATTGCATCAACAGAGCCTGACATCAGGAAGTTCCCTCTCTTTTGTACAGAGTAACCAACAGTAAGCAGCTGCTATAGAGGACATCAGATGTGagactgttgtttttaatttgtagCCTTCAGtatgctgttttatttctgtgattcTCACTATAGTCCCATACTGCACTGACGCCATGTCCCCTCTGTGGTTCATAAGGATGGTGTTCATAGACCTTTTGTCTGTGTAGGTGGTGCTGGATCCCCAGCTGGCTGCCATCGTGGTGTCCCACTTCTCAGAGCCAGCTACAGACTGCAGAGGACATGATGCTGAGATGTAGGGATCacttctgtctgcctctgtcatcTGAGTGTTGTTCTGAGTGTGGGAGTTTTATTAATAAAACCATAGCCAgtgttgatttttctctttcagtttaaagaataattttcattttcagctttacTTTCTCATTCCTCTCTTTGCTTGACAGGTGTAAACAGTGCTTTCTCCAAACAGTTTGTCCCCATATCCAGTGGCAACCAGCTGTGGACCCTGATCTTTAGCAGTGACAACGTGAAAGACAAAACTCCTTTGGTTCTGCTCCATGGGTTTGGAGGTGGCGTGGGCCTTTGGGCTCAGAACCTGGATGCTCTCTCCCAGCATCGGCCCGTCTTCGCTCTGGACCTGCTCGGCTTCGGTCGGAGCAGCAGACCCCTGTTCTCTTCAGATGCCCAGGAGGCAGAGGACCAGTTTGTGGAGTCCATAGAGCAGTGGAGGTCTAAAGTGGGTCTGGAGTCCATGATACTGCTGGGACACAACCTGGGAGGATACCTGGCTGTGTCATACTCCATTAAATACCCAGGCAGGTGGGTGCAGATTATAGGATCTCTCCTATCGTACTGTAcggttgtgttgtttttaatttaataggGATCTTTTATGCTCTGGTGCTGATCTTGTTGATATGAGCAGCATTTGATGTGATGAAAGTTATACCAGGGGCAAAGTAGATGTAGCTCAGTctgaaacattcagcaaatTGGACTTTCTGTCTGACTTGAGAGGAGGATGGCAGgtttatgtaatattttaagATCAGCATCTAGACATCAGCTGGAGTCAGCTTTTACCAGCCTGTTCTATTAGATACACGTTGTAGTCAAGTTTATTATGCACTATTTAtagttatttatatttattctattttctatttatttatatatttatatttttctcaatTTCAGTTGCATGACAGCTGTTAGATGGCAACTGTTGGTCAGagcccaaagatattcagttagaaaaaaaaattctaaagcAGACACAGGCAGGGTCTGAGgatatttgctgtttttgcctgaaaaaacaataacaagaaGTTTCACATTGTTTTTGGAATACTGTGTAATTTCAGTGAGCAGGTATGATCTGCCACTAACTGAATGATAGTCAgttactttaaaatgttttatatttaaaaattaaagacAGGGGTTGAagtactttctgaagccactgtatgtAAAGATGATTGAGACTGATATTAAATTCTGGGACAGTGCAGCAGTTACATGCTGCAATTACCTGAGAGGTTATATTAGCGGGTTATCTGCTGAGTGCATGAGTAATGGTAACACAGcattacaaaagaaaagcaataaaaatatatCTCTATCGGCTATACAACCttcatatgtatatattttgatgatactgtctgcagtgtgttaaatatatgtttactttttgtgtttattcagtgaagatttaaaagaaaccaaaagaGAGTTAAAGAGGAAGTAATAGATTTTAACAGAATAATAGGTTTTAACAGAAGACCCAAGCTGTGAAAAACCAGAATGATCCTTTAACTACATctggtgattttaaaaaaaaaagaaagaaagaaagaaaaaagaaaagaaacagaaccTGCTCTGAAGGAGAAAAATGACTCTGCTTTAAACCATGTTTTGAATAATGGTTCTGCCCTTTTTAGTGTGAACATGATTGTAGTAAAACATGCCAGCATCTGTACAGGATATAGTTGTAGCAGTGTGCTTGTAGGTGCTGGCAGCCGGTGATAACAGCAGTGTCGTCCAAGGAGAGAGACCAGGATCCTCACTACCTGCCAGAGGCTTTACTGCTTCCaagcctctctcctcccactAGACTCTATCTCTCCTGAATCATCTCTTCTCGCTGCATCTTCAGCTCCGAGCCTCCTGCAGAGGCTCAGCTCTGCCCAGGGGATGTCTGATAAAATGTCCTCAATCCCTTATCACCGTCCTTCATCAGTAACGCTAGAAATTCTCTTATTGTTATCTCAGTGTCCCCAATGGCCTCTAAATTCTAACATGAGATGCTCTTTATCAAAGACACATGTCCCTATTAAgttaaattgtatttattgttcATGTTAAGGCCTAAACAGAAAGCTCACTGTTTACTTACAGGAGGACATAATAGATTACAAACTGAGGTCCTAAAAGCAGTTTGTACTGTGTATTATGTTGGACAATGTGGTGCAGGTGACACAGTGTTGGGGACTCTACAAAAACTATACCCTGGACACACTTATTGGCACCCTTCACTAATATTTAGTTTCAGAACCTTTGACAACAATATGCATCAAAACGTTTCTTATAGCCACCTAGAAGCTTCTTACACCTGTCTGCTGATagtttctgcttctcttctaTTGCTATGCCTTCAAGCTCTTCTAGGTTTGCAGGGGTCCTTATGCAATGGCAGATTTCAGCTCTCTCCAAAGATTTTCAATGGGATTTAGGTCAGGACTCATTGCTGGCCAGTTATGTGTTGCTGGATGCGTGCTTGCTTTGGGTCATTGTCTTGCTGAAAGGCCCAAAACCTGGTTTTCTGACACTGGGCAACACATTGCACTCTAGAATGCCTTGGTAATCTCCTGATTTCATGATTCCTTTGGTACATTCAGTGCCTGCTGCACCAGAAGCAGCAAAGCAGCCCCAAAGCATGATAGATCCTCCACCATGTGTTACTGTAGATAGGCTGCTCTTTTCCTTATGGGCTTCATTTTGTCACCTATAAACAAACTGATGAGCTGCGTTCCCACAGAGCTCTACTTTGGACTCGACTTTAAGACTGGGGTCTATCTAGATATAACTTGTAGTAAGCTTAGAGGTTCAGATTTTGCTACCTCTGGTAGGCCAGGTTAGTCTCCAGTTGTTTCCAGATTTTATGCCAAGCTAGACAGACTAAGCATAtatcccaaaatgttgaactattcctttaaatcatttaaaaatatatttcagtatGTAATGAGAGCAGGTGaataatattttttccttttgtctgtgGCCTGCAGAGCAAAGCACATAGTTCTGGTGGAGCCCTGGGGTTTTCCCCAGCGCCCGGACACAGCAGAGGCTGATCGTCCCATCCCGGTTTGGATCAAAGCCCTCGGGGCCATGTTCAGTCCCTTCAACCCCCTGGCTGGCCTGCGACTGGTTGGACCACTGGGTAAGACTGGAGCAATAACTTGGTAAAAGACACTACCTGTTTTTAGAGAGGATGGAATCCTAATGATCCCTGAGGGAAATTGGGTGTCTGAGTAGAGTAAATAGAATAATGTCAAACATAATAGAGCTGCTGGAATTAAGTCAAACCCTGGTTCCTTTGTCCACCCTAACCCTCCCCGTTGTTCACAGTCATGCAACATAATGAAGCAGCTTCATCTCTGAATGGCTACATGCTTGGTTTTGATATGTCAGCATGTGCTCTGTGGCCCCTGCAGGGCCCACTCTGGTCCAAACTCTGAGACCTGACTTCAAGAGGAAGTTCTCCTCCATGTTCAGTGACAACACAGTGTCAGAGTACATCTACCACCTGAATGTGCAAACTCCCAGGTCcgtctctttctgtgtctctctctgtttcctagTCAAGCCTTATTATTGCTGCTTATGTTAACAACTGCTATGAAAGCAATTTATTCATTACTTCTGTTGCAGTCGTTTGAGTTTGACTATCCAGTATTATGTCTTGTCATCACCATTTGGGCGTGATAATtgttcttctgtgttttcacagtgggGAAACAGCTTTTAAGAATATGACCATTCCTTATGGATGGGCTAAAAGACCAATGCTGCAGAGGATGGACCAGTTGCAGCCTGAGATCCCCATCACCATCATCTATGGCTCCCGCTCTAGCATAGACAGCAACTCAGGCAGCACCATCAAAGAGATGAGACCACACTCTCATGTGGAAATCACAGTAAGTTCAAGGTGTACTagacaggagaaaagaaagtgaattcatgtactgtattctGAACCCTATCATGAGGTTTTCCTGTCCCATTTCTCCTGTATGAGTCCATGTTGAATTTTTCAGATTTCTGAACTTTATCCCCCTCTGCCAAATGTCAAACACTATCACTACGCTATCAGATGTTGTAGAACACCTCCGTTTTTCCAGCTTCTGTTTAAATTTACACAATTCaatgtctcagtgtttctgaattAAAATGTAGAACAAGTAAACAAttggagatttaaaaaaaaaaaaaaaaggaatcatGGAATCTTCTTGTTGAACTAACTTTTGACTCGTTCAGCAGCCAAGCAAACTCGTGACTTGTTTTTCCTACAATGGAAATCAAACATCATTAGGAAATTTGCTGCAGAAGTTTCCACAAATGTGCTGCACTTGTAGGTTGCTTGGGTTAAGGTTATTTTCTCACACTCTTGTTCGCAACATCAAAAATGAACCTCTGTGCTCACATTACAAAATTACTACAGAAAGTACAAAAGGTtaaaaaagagggaaacaatTACAAAGTAActtaaagtgaaataaattaataattatcCCTACTCTTATTCCTTATATTTTGTATCACCCCCTTCCCCTGTCTCCACctacacataattaagaatttgGTAAATAACTGACCTTTCCAGCAAACAAGGTATTTCCAGTTTCTCAGATTTGGTACAGATGTTCATTCGGACTCAAGGAAGTGATGGCATTTCATAtgcaaaaggtcaaaggtcactgggACATCATAATGTTCTGTAATATAGAGTAGTTcaggaagttagcatcaccctggttcccaCCACAAAAAACCCAATGGGATTTTTGCAGAAAATAAGCCCCATGGTCAACAAAAGTTTGATACTTAAACGCTTTGTTGAGCAGGACAGTCCTCACAAATGTACACCACTCTGATGTATCTTGAAGCCAAAAATACAATTGCCAGAATTAAAAAGCCAAAGATAGGCTATAAACGAACTACATGTCACcaatcaaaatgtaatttgatttagCTGCTTACCTCCTCTACAAAAGCCtctcttcttagaaagttacTGATAGAAAGAGCGTGAGTATGAACACAGTGaagctgtaaaggtggactggtgagtagatcagttttcGTATGCGGTGTTATGACGTCATTTAGCCACTTGCTAGCAATTGTCTTTTTTGAGACATGTAAAAGCCTGAAGAATCACAAGTGgggtattttctgatgtattttatgtcatagaataaaacgtgaaaaggtcttgagcttgtgttagcCACATACcagaagtgctaaaatgctaacttatttcTGGGTTTTCAGAATTCATTCCTGCATCACTCTATTCAGAGGCATAtctcaggaacagaaggggagattgtgaccatGTGTCCTGCTACGTGTCTGTTTGGCAGAGCCACACAACTGTGAGGCTGTAATTCTAGTTTCATATCTTGTGCTATCACGCACATTCCTATTAGTGCCCTAATAAAAGCTAATCTTGTGATCATAAAGGCTGTTGAAACTAACTGGAATGTGGCCATATTTTTTTCAGGTGAATATGAACACACCACTCGTCATGTTAATTAGCAGCCACATTGTTAAGCTTCTACTGGGGAAGTTCTGCACTGTTTTTTGACAACATAACACTTTTTacctttttatgtttaaaaattaaatatttctttcCATCATCgttttatgaaaataataaaccACACACACCGTGCTCTCAAGTtcaaactgtagtttttatgGCCTCTCTTTGTGTTGTTAATCACCTGCTTCTCTTCTTGTTCCTCCCTGTAGACGATCCGTGGAGCAGGACACTATGTGTATGCTGACCAGCCAGAGGACTTCAACCACAGTATTTTGCAAGTGTGTGATAAAGTGGACTGAATCAGAGATGAGCTGGGTTATTTAACTCTGGAGAAAAAGCGGGGCACCAGTAACACGCATCACTGATAGCAGCAGCTGGTGTTGAACCACAGAATTTCACTTTCTCAAAGCAGGATAGGGAGTGtttgtacataaaaaaaaaaacatattctaaAAGCAGCAGTGATCTGAGTTTGACTCATACACTCATGACACACTGACGTTCACATGTTATATCAACTGACCAGTGAACCAGTCACAGCCTCAGAAACTGGTTGAATACAGGCTTTGAGATGACATCATTGATTGGGTCCCCTTTTTAATGCTGTTTGACAGCATTCCCACAATGATGAAATGGgcctgcatcacacacacacacacacagacagttggTGTTGCTGCAGCTTCTTGGTTAATTAGCTTGAGCATTAGTCATGTAATATTTTCTCAGAATTGCTTCTACCAAATGCAGCAGAGAAGCAAAGAAAGGAGGCattttgaaattcaaatatTCTGCTCAACACACAACTTCTTATTCACACGTGGCCTTTAATAGCCCCTGGAGCTGTCTGATCCAAACATGTCTTATAATAACTTCTAAAAAAGTTCCTTTTCTAATAACATGAAAATCTTTCAGGTAAACTGATATcatgttcatattgtttatatatatttgctaaatacacatttaacattttctgagtTTCagtttataatattatatagaataatatataatatcatAATTACATCAGCATTacatcagactgaaacagaATGTATGTTTCTgatacagacaggaagtgtACCCTTCACTTCATCATTACCAAGAAGCTGCATTAAATTAATCTGCTGCCAGTGATGGACTATTCTGTAGCTCTACAGTCATTGTTACTGCTTGTGAATAAACCCAGATAAGCTCTAGCCTAGGGCAGAAACAGTGACTTGAAATATGTAAGACATAAGGCTCTTGTTTTGCTTGCCTGTTTGTCAGCGTAGATTTTCTGCTGCACAGCAGCAGTATTACTGGAA
The window above is part of the Lates calcarifer isolate ASB-BC8 linkage group LG15, TLL_Latcal_v3, whole genome shotgun sequence genome. Proteins encoded here:
- the abhd5a gene encoding 1-acylglycerol-3-phosphate O-acyltransferase ABHD5 isoform X2 produces the protein MAEQAVTANRGVVQRMLSVVGVDTLASSVWGYVDTTIKWCWIPSWLPSWCPTSQSQLQTAEDMMLRCVNSAFSKQFVPISSGNQLWTLIFSSDNVKDKTPLVLLHGFGGGVGLWAQNLDALSQHRPVFALDLLGFGRSSRPLFSSDAQEAEDQFVESIEQWRSKVGLESMILLGHNLGGYLAVSYSIKYPGRAKHIVLVEPWGFPQRPDTAEADRPIPVWIKALGAMFSPFNPLAGLRLVGPLGPTLVQTLRPDFKRKFSSMFSDNTVSEYIYHLNVQTPSGETAFKNMTIPYGWAKRPMLQRMDQLQPEIPITIIYGSRSSIDSNSGSTIKEMRPHSHVEITTIRGAGHYVYADQPEDFNHSILQVCDKVD
- the abhd5a gene encoding 1-acylglycerol-3-phosphate O-acyltransferase ABHD5 isoform X1, whose amino-acid sequence is MAEQAVTANRGVVQRMLSVVGVDTLASSVWGYVDTTIKWCWIPSWLPSWCPTSQSQLQTAEDMMLRCRDHFCLPLSSECCSECVNSAFSKQFVPISSGNQLWTLIFSSDNVKDKTPLVLLHGFGGGVGLWAQNLDALSQHRPVFALDLLGFGRSSRPLFSSDAQEAEDQFVESIEQWRSKVGLESMILLGHNLGGYLAVSYSIKYPGRAKHIVLVEPWGFPQRPDTAEADRPIPVWIKALGAMFSPFNPLAGLRLVGPLGPTLVQTLRPDFKRKFSSMFSDNTVSEYIYHLNVQTPSGETAFKNMTIPYGWAKRPMLQRMDQLQPEIPITIIYGSRSSIDSNSGSTIKEMRPHSHVEITTIRGAGHYVYADQPEDFNHSILQVCDKVD